The Oculatellaceae cyanobacterium genome contains the following window.
TATGAGGTAAATTACGTTTCATTTGATGCCGGAGTGTAGTCATTCCACTAGCAATCAAAATACGGTCTTCTTGATGAAAAACTACCATCTCTGCTCCAAATGTCTGCTCCAAAGTAGCAGGAGTGAAAACATCAATTGGTTGACCTTGAGAGATGATTCCGTGATTGAAACATACTACCCAGGGTAGATGAGTTGCTACTGAATTTAGGTCATGGGTAGAAAGGAGAATTGTTAATCCTTCCTGGTTTAAATCTGCTAATAGGTGTAATAGTTCATGTTGAACATGAAGATCTGAACTACTGGTAGGCTCATCAAGAATAACCATATCTGGTTGCCCTACAAGCGCCCGCGCTAGAAAAACTCGTTGCTGTTGTCCGCCAGAGAGTTCGCCAATGGGTTGATGGGCTACATTAGCGACTCCAAGGCGACTCAGGAGTCTTTTTGCGGCGGCGCGATCGCTTGACGAAGCCCAAGGCAAAAGTTGTTTTTTCTGGTAACGCCCCATCATTACTACTTCTTCAGCAGTAACAGGAAAACTCCAATCGACTGTTTCCACCTGCGGTACATAACCGACTTTAAGTGGTGCAACGCCTGGAGCTAATTTTTTACCACGGAACCAAATTTCGCCGCCCCAAGGATGAATTAAGCCTAGAATTGCTTTCATCAAAGTGCTTTTACCACTACCTGATGGCCCAACTAACCCAGAAAGTTGACCAGGATAGAGCTTGAGATTGACTTTTGTAAATACTGGCTCTTGTTGATAGCCACAGGTGAGGTTTTTAATTTCAAGTATTGGTTCCACGTTGAACAGGATAAAAGGTCAAAGTTGATTGCGGAGCTATCAAGGCTTGAACATTAATGTTGAGGTCTTAAAATTTTATCCTAAAGTCGATTTGGTGAACTTTATACCATAGATAAATGCAGATGTTTTGTCAACTTTAATTATTTTCCTGATACTTTCTGAGCCAAGCTAGGATTTTTTGAAAAAACATTTAGTTCAAGAAAATTTGAAGTATAAATTCTTGATTCATACTTCAATAATTCAAACTTTATTTATTTGCACTGGCTTTTGAACCTACTATATTAGCAGTATCGAGGCTGTCAACAAGCTTCGGATTACCGCCAAGATTGAGTGCCAGGATACGTAAATTTTCTGCCATCATGCCAATGTATGTATGCTCAGGATTCGTATTTTCTATGGCATTAGCTGAACCTTCGCCTGGTAAATCGTCATCGCTCGTGTTAGCTGTTTTGACATTGGCTTCGCGGGCAATTTGTTCGGATACTTTGCTGGGAAATACTTCGGAACCAAAGATAGCAGGAACTTTTGTTTCACGAACTTGATCAACCAGTTTGGCAATATCTTGGGCTGAAGGTTCGTTAAAATCTGAAGGCTGAATAGCACCAATAACTTCAAAGCCATACTCTCGCGCCCAATATGCCCAAGAGTCGTGGTATGTGAGCAGTTTACGCTTTTCGGGAGGAATACTAGCAACTACCGCACGGGTTACTTTATCTAGTTCATCAAGACGTTGGAGGTAGTTTTTTAAATTAGTGGCGTAGTAATCTTTGCCTGCCGGATCTAATTCTGTTAAATGTTTTGCAGCTAGTTTGGCATAAGCTTCAGCGTATTTGGGATTTACCCAGAGGTGCGGGTTAGGATCTCCTTTATCTTTAGGAAAGCTAAAGTCAAAAATCCACTCTTGTT
Protein-coding sequences here:
- a CDS encoding metal ABC transporter ATP-binding protein → MEPILEIKNLTCGYQQEPVFTKVNLKLYPGQLSGLVGPSGSGKSTLMKAILGLIHPWGGEIWFRGKKLAPGVAPLKVGYVPQVETVDWSFPVTAEEVVMMGRYQKKQLLPWASSSDRAAAKRLLSRLGVANVAHQPIGELSGGQQQRVFLARALVGQPDMVILDEPTSSSDLHVQHELLHLLADLNQEGLTILLSTHDLNSVATHLPWVVCFNHGIISQGQPIDVFTPATLEQTFGAEMVVFHQEDRILIASGMTTLRHQMKRNLPHILHKSQAVSD
- a CDS encoding metal ABC transporter substrate-binding protein produces the protein MRKLSVLVLIISVLIVACGTGNNTTAPSNPSATSTATQSGDRKSQDKPLVVTTVAPITNIVSNIAGDRISVVGVVPEGTDSHTFEPRPSDADLLAQADLILVNGLSLETPTQKLAQTSKPKDTKIYQLGDETITKQEWIFDFSFPKDKGDPNPHLWVNPKYAEAYAKLAAKHLTELDPAGKDYYATNLKNYLQRLDELDKVTRAVVASIPPEKRKLLTYHDSWAYWAREYGFEVIGAIQPSDFNEPSAQDIAKLVDQVRETKVPAIFGSEVFPSKVSEQIAREANVKTANTSDDDLPGEGSANAIENTNPEHTYIGMMAENLRILALNLGGNPKLVDSLDTANIVGSKASANK